A stretch of the Flavobacterium aquiphilum genome encodes the following:
- a CDS encoding WxcM-like domain-containing protein codes for MIEENKVPQLIKGGIYTDQRGQISFVNDMKFDAIERFYIISNSAENPLRAWQGHKIDNKFFYCIQGSIRVHFVKVDNWDSPSRDLKVESLVLSASESNVLHIPEGYANAIESFEEGSKLMSFSTLPLSRTAEDDVRFESGMWSISG; via the coding sequence ATGATAGAAGAAAATAAAGTTCCTCAATTAATCAAAGGGGGGATATATACCGATCAAAGAGGGCAGATTTCTTTTGTGAATGATATGAAGTTTGATGCTATCGAACGATTTTATATCATCAGTAATTCTGCAGAGAACCCTTTGAGAGCCTGGCAAGGACATAAAATTGACAATAAGTTTTTTTATTGTATACAGGGTTCAATAAGAGTTCATTTTGTAAAAGTTGATAACTGGGATTCGCCTTCGAGAGATTTGAAAGTGGAGAGTCTGGTACTTAGTGCTTCTGAGAGCAATGTGTTACATATTCCGGAAGGTTATGCCAACGCGATTGAATCGTTTGAGGAAGGTTCTAAATTGATGTCATTTTCTACTTTACCGCTTAGTAGGACGGCTGAGGATGATGTGCGGTTTGAGAGTGGGATGTGGTCGATTAGCGGTTAG
- the rfbC gene encoding dTDP-4-dehydrorhamnose 3,5-epimerase — protein sequence MNIEETFIKDLVVIEPTVFGDERGYFFEAYSKTKFESLGIDIEFVQDNQSFSKKGTLRGLHYQNPPFAQTKLMRVLDGEIIDVAVDLRKDSPTYGKHFSVKLTAENKKQLLVPQGFAHGFSVLSETAVVMYKCDEFYNKASEGGIRYDDPDLNIDWGMELGDAIVSEKDQVLPFIGECNSLF from the coding sequence ATGAATATTGAAGAAACATTTATAAAAGATTTAGTAGTTATTGAGCCTACTGTTTTTGGTGATGAGAGAGGTTATTTTTTTGAAGCTTACAGTAAAACTAAATTTGAAAGTTTAGGTATTGACATTGAGTTTGTACAGGATAATCAGTCTTTTTCAAAAAAAGGAACTCTTAGAGGTTTGCATTATCAAAATCCGCCCTTTGCACAAACTAAATTAATGCGTGTTTTGGATGGAGAAATTATAGATGTGGCGGTTGATTTAAGAAAAGATTCACCTACTTATGGAAAACATTTCAGTGTTAAACTTACGGCTGAAAATAAAAAACAATTGTTGGTACCGCAAGGTTTTGCTCACGGTTTTTCAGTGTTGAGCGAAACAGCTGTAGTTATGTATAAATGTGATGAGTTTTATAATAAAGCTTCAGAGGGGGGGATTCGTTATGATGATCCGGATTTGAATATTGATTGGGGTATGGAGTTAGGCGATGCTATTGTTTCTGAAAAGGATCAGGTTTTGCCTTTTATTGGGGAGTGTAATAGTCTTTTTTGA